The DNA sequence TCAAAAAGCATGAGTTTCTCGTTTAAATCACCCAAATAATTTAATGCCAAATTATTCCTATTTAGCGCATTTATTTCGTAGTTATAAACATCACTACTATCATTAATATTTACCAATTTTAAATAACTAAACACTACACCATTAGAAGCGGTTTTTTCTGTTACTGTGTAGTAGTAGGTTGTTTCTAGCGTTCCTTCATAATAGTCATAACACTTCCCCTGATTATTAAACTTTAATTTCCAATTGCTATCATCAATAGATATCCATTCACCAACTATTAATTGTTGATCTTGGGTTACTGGTAATATACTAAAACTCAGAAAGATTAAAACTGTAAATATTGTTATTGCTTGATATTTTTTTTTATAATTTCTCATTTTTTATAACTTCATTTAAGATTATAAACAATCTATATTTGCTTGGGTTTTAGCATGTAATGTTCTCCTGTGATTAAGTCCATTTTTTCCCCCGTTAACTTTTTCCGTTACGGCTTTAACACTAATATTATTATCGACAATTATTTTATCTAAAACACTATTCTTGTAAAACCATAAAGCACTGATCACAGCAATATTTTTGTTCGTTGAAATCAAGTCAGGATTGTTTATTAAATTTACCGAACTATCATAATTAGTTCGATAAAAATTATTAAAATTTCTGTAATTTGTTCTTCCTGTTAATTGAAAGATACCTCTTCCCCTAAATTTGTATCCATCACCTTCATTAATATTTCCAATTTTATTTTCCCTGTATCTGTCATTATAAACCCTATTTGCAAATTTTTCTACATCCACGTAGACAGACGTACTCGACCTTTTGAAATCATTGGGGTTTGCTTTGGCAGGATCGGCAGCGGGATTAGTGATAGGATTAAAATATCTTTTCCAATAATCTAACCCTAGCCTTTCCCATCTATAATTCAAATTTTCCTCGAAAGCTTTAAATTCATTACTCTCATGTCCTGCTTGCGTTATAAAATGCTGTAGTTTTTCTTTGGTATCAATACCAAAATCCTTACCATATTTGTTTATAGCATCTGCAATTTTTGTAAGCGTTGCATCAGGGGTGTTTGGAAACATTTTCTTCAAATCCTTTTTACTCGTTTTACATTGCTCACAGTCTTCTGCCGTTTTCCGGTTTTTATTCGTATCATCACAATCTAGACCTTTTGTTGTTGTTTTCCATTTATTTCCTGGGCTTTCTTCGCCTATATGAATCTTTGAGTGATAACCATCACCATCAAGGTCTAAATACCAATTTTTTATCTTCTTAAGTAGTTCTTCAACAACTTCTTGCCGCTCCCTTTCGACCTTTTGGGTGACTTTTTGTCTAGAAATACGAACTATAGGGATTCTTGTCCAATAGTCGATCTGTTGTTGTAGATATTCTTCACTGAATATGAATCGCTCATGCGGGATGGCCGGGGCCAAATCTTTTCCCCATTTCAAAAGACGGTCATCATCCCAATATTTTGGAGGGTTATACTTCCGTAAACTATATGGAAGTGTGTATTGTATGTAATTTGTGCGTATTGCCCCTGTCAAGATCAAATAGGCACTCATTTGAAATACTTTATCCTGCAGGCCCAAACGGCGATAATGATGTACGCGATAATTGCTGAGGCGATTTAGCAATGTGCCGTTCTTGATCAGTTTGTCCATACCCCTGGCCTCGCTATCGGCCAAAGCGTTCTGGTAGTACGACTTGTTAAAATCATCAATGGCCGATCTCCGGTATTGGGAGTAATAGTAGTTTTTATTTCTTCGTATTTCCCCCAGAAGGGTCCCTTGAACCTCGACCCCGTCATACCTTGAGCAATAGCCACAAGCTCTCCAGCGATCCAATGCCAATATTTCCATGGCGTGCGATTCGAACTTCCTCTTTTGTTGAGAGGCGCGACCCTGATGCCCCCCTTCCAACCGATGGGCGGTCGTTACGGGGCCATATCTTCCCCCACGGCTTTCAAAGAACTTAAAATATTCCCTTTGCGCAGTTGAGAAAGACGTATAGTTCTTGCCCATCTGCCTGTTTATCTCCTTCAAAAAAGTGTTTTCTTGTTTTTTTAACCACTCGTCCACTTTCCTTCTTGCCCTGCGGGCTGCCGCAATTTGTGAATCCAATTGGTTCAAAATAGAAAAGCTGTTGAAAGTCAAGGGGAAGTTGAACTCATTGCGGCTTTCGCAACATCTAGGCCTTCCATATCTGTCGACTACCGGTACATCACGATCCATGACACGGCCTGTACGGTCGCCATCATACTTCCGTAGTTTTGGGTATCTTCTGAATTGTGCGTTCAACTGGTCGGTCTGTACCAACGCGGTGATCACGATCAATAGGTAGAGTAGGTGTTTTTTCATGGTACTGGCGTTATTGCTTGATGATGAGTTTGTTCTCGATTTTTCCGTCGTACTCAATGGATAGGGTGTAGGTGCCGGGTCGTGAGGGAAGTTTCCTGACCTCTATGGTATGTTCGCCCTTTTCTCGGTAACCGTTGAAGAGCACACTATGGTACGGTGCCGTATTATAGTAATTGGTCATTTGCACTTTGACATGGGCACCATGTGGCAGTTCAAAGTTTATAAGGCAATGGTCTGGCACCGGGTTGGGGTATATTCTGATAAAATCAGCGGCCTGTTCGTCAAAGGCCGTGCGGGCCGCTTCACTGACACTGACCTTTTTCTTGAGTACCACAATTATGGGATTGGCCCGCTCTTTCCATATGGGATGATGGGCATTGACCCTGCCGAT is a window from the Muricauda sp. SCSIO 65647 genome containing:
- a CDS encoding glycoside hydrolase family 19 protein, which codes for MDSQIAAARRARRKVDEWLKKQENTFLKEINRQMGKNYTSFSTAQREYFKFFESRGGRYGPVTTAHRLEGGHQGRASQQKRKFESHAMEILALDRWRACGYCSRYDGVEVQGTLLGEIRRNKNYYYSQYRRSAIDDFNKSYYQNALADSEARGMDKLIKNGTLLNRLSNYRVHHYRRLGLQDKVFQMSAYLILTGAIRTNYIQYTLPYSLRKYNPPKYWDDDRLLKWGKDLAPAIPHERFIFSEEYLQQQIDYWTRIPIVRISRQKVTQKVERERQEVVEELLKKIKNWYLDLDGDGYHSKIHIGEESPGNKWKTTTKGLDCDDTNKNRKTAEDCEQCKTSKKDLKKMFPNTPDATLTKIADAINKYGKDFGIDTKEKLQHFITQAGHESNEFKAFEENLNYRWERLGLDYWKRYFNPITNPAADPAKANPNDFKRSSTSVYVDVEKFANRVYNDRYRENKIGNINEGDGYKFRGRGIFQLTGRTNYRNFNNFYRTNYDSSVNLINNPDLISTNKNIAVISALWFYKNSVLDKIIVDNNISVKAVTEKVNGGKNGLNHRRTLHAKTQANIDCL